TTGAATTAAAAGATTGGTTAAATGAAACAGTATCAGAATTAATAAGAAGGAATTGAAGAGTAGATTACAAAAGTATTATACATTGCTCAAAAATTAATTCATTAAATTGAAATTATTAATTGCAGGATTTGGTCTAAGATACATTCATCTAAAGGGTTTTGCCGATACACTGAAAAAATATAATATTGAATGTAAGGTTGTAGTAGATTCTGAAATATTTGATGGTTTTCCAAGTAGAAAAATTAGAAATTGGTTTCAAAGTAGAAGAAAATTCAATAAGCTAATTAAGGAATTTAAGCCAGATGCAATATTTATTGATAGGCAAAGACATTTTGGAATTGCCGCTTTAAAGGCAGATATTCCATTATTTGTTCATTTGAAAGGAGATTATTGGAAAGAGATGGATATGGCTAGAAAAACACTTTACAAATCATTTCCAAAACGCATTGCTCTTAATCAATGGGATAAGATTGCCAAAAAATGTTTTGAAAATGCAACAGTAATTTTACCGACATGCAAGCATTTGGATAAGGAATTAAAGAAGCATTATCCAGATAAAAAATCTGAAATTTTTTATCAAGGCATAACTCCGTCTCAATGGATTCCAGAAAAAGGAATGAAGTTAAAACATCCTTGTGTAGGATTGCTTCAAGGTGCAGTAATTTGGGAAAAAGCAAAAGAGATGCTTACATTGAAAAAAGTATTGGAAGCCATGCCAGACATTACATTTTATTGGGCAGGTGATGGCCCATATCGTGATAAAATTCTTCCAGAATTACAAAAGTATGAAAATTTTCATTGGTTGGGAAAATTAAAACATCCGGAAGAAGTCAAGAAGTATCTTAGTGAAATTGATGTTTATGCACTGATTAGTGGAATTGACATGTCACCTGTTTCATTATTAGAAGCACAGGTTTTAGGAAAACCGGTAGTTGCTACAAATGTTGGAGGAATTCCTGAAGAAATGAAGGATAAAGAGACAGGTTTTTTGGTAGAGAAGGGAGATCACAGAGATTTAATTTCAAAGATTTCAATGTTATTTGATGATCAGAATAAAGCAAAGCAAATGGGTATTAAAGGTAAGAAATTCGTTGAGGATAATTTTAGCTGGGAAAAAATTGCTGAAGATTTTATTAAAGTTTCAAAAAAATACATTGATGTAAAATGAAATATTTTACAAATTAATTTTCTTACCTGTAACACTAATTCCACTTTCAATTTCTTTGAAGGTTGTAATTTTGATTTTTGCATCTTTAAACCATTTTTTAACTTCAGAAGGTGTGTGCCTAAATGCATA
The nucleotide sequence above comes from Nitrosopumilus sp.. Encoded proteins:
- a CDS encoding glycosyltransferase family 4 protein; translated protein: MKLLIAGFGLRYIHLKGFADTLKKYNIECKVVVDSEIFDGFPSRKIRNWFQSRRKFNKLIKEFKPDAIFIDRQRHFGIAALKADIPLFVHLKGDYWKEMDMARKTLYKSFPKRIALNQWDKIAKKCFENATVILPTCKHLDKELKKHYPDKKSEIFYQGITPSQWIPEKGMKLKHPCVGLLQGAVIWEKAKEMLTLKKVLEAMPDITFYWAGDGPYRDKILPELQKYENFHWLGKLKHPEEVKKYLSEIDVYALISGIDMSPVSLLEAQVLGKPVVATNVGGIPEEMKDKETGFLVEKGDHRDLISKISMLFDDQNKAKQMGIKGKKFVEDNFSWEKIAEDFIKVSKKYIDVK